DNA sequence from the Methanococcus maripaludis genome:
TTTTCCAAGATAATCTCCTCTTCTTTCCTTTGAAAGAACGCTCCAATATATTTTACCTGTTGTGATATTGTTGTCAGCTTTCAATCCAATATCTACAAATCTTTCGTAATTTCCAAGGTCAAGATCAGTTTCTCCGCCATCATCAGTTACAAAAACCTCGCCATGTTCAAATGGAGACATCGTACCTGCATCGATCTGTAAATAAGGGTCGATTTTAATCATATTTACGTCTAAACCCCTGGCTTTGAGAAGTCTTCCAAGAGATGATGAAGTTATCCCCTTACCTAAAGAAGACACTACACCGCCTGTAACAAATATATATTTCATCAGAATCCCTCGATAAATAGTAAAATCAAAATAATAATTTTAGAAATATTATTCAATCAAATATAAATGTTTCCCGATTTTCTGAAAACAAAATTTTAGAATAACTAATAAATTCATGTATGTTTTAAGGGTATATGAAGTTATCAGACGCCGAGAGGAAAATATGGTTGAACTTAAAGTAGATTCAGAAATTGTTTTAAAAGAAATAGAATTGTCCGATGCAGAAGATATTTTTAAATTAATCGACTCAGATCGAGAAAATCTCAGAATTTGGCTCTCTTTTATAGATTCAACAAAAGAAATAGCCGACACTGAAGACTTTATACGTTCGATACTGTTTCTTCCAAAAGATATTCGAGATCTTGTCACTGTTATTATTTACAAAGGCCAAAAAATTGGATTAATTGGATTTAAGCTAACAGATTTTGTAAATAAAAAAACGGAAATTGGCTACTGGATTTCAAAAGAATTTGAAAACAAAGGAATTGTAACTAAATCTGTAGTAAAAATGATAGATTATGCATTTAATAATTTAGAATTAAATAGGATACAGATAAAATGCGGAATTGGAAATGAAAAAAGTTTAAAAATACCAAAAAAGCTAAATTTTAAATTTGAAGGTATCGAAAGAAGTGCAGAATTGTTGAA
Encoded proteins:
- a CDS encoding GNAT family N-acetyltransferase; its protein translation is MVELKVDSEIVLKEIELSDAEDIFKLIDSDRENLRIWLSFIDSTKEIADTEDFIRSILFLPKDIRDLVTVIIYKGQKIGLIGFKLTDFVNKKTEIGYWISKEFENKGIVTKSVVKMIDYAFNNLELNRIQIKCGIGNEKSLKIPKKLNFKFEGIERSAELLNGKFIDAEVYSILKDEWTFKN